One region of Salinirubrum litoreum genomic DNA includes:
- a CDS encoding DUF7282 domain-containing protein, whose translation MLRSTAAVLVLCLALVVAGVAVGDPLDAGGTASQQATDPPQFDLFTLEEEYSEGETISIYVDVDSANGGVTSVNTTQVDGTQAEKLRDVPPDGFEPSLVAQFVAPDEVEGPDDPDVALTERLTFRVNVTDGVGNTGSEEITVNVDSANPETPTVSFADQTTTGESVVVESIESYQDAFVAIYDESPATAGPENVVGVAPAEEDGPTTVDLFDVPGRTFDRENLTESGTLWAVLHVDLYEDDQFDYLTSNRQLDQQFTDENGAVIADSATVTVVEPEPEPNATIDFRDQTLFQIEEDFVTVDSTTLRDGGFLALYADNGTLVATSDLLPSGTTDDVAFPVTELPASQNATVVAYRDTDGDGTADPAPTVSDLTAGDDDPYREAGEPVAETAFVQVGEPPNIDAFVAEELYTEGDDIDIFVDILDRSGEIVDVTTTQIAGPQATKVADEPADDRTEYGAQFVAPELTEGAEEFLTFRVTMTDEYGNVGTAEITVAVQDTPEPSPPEVGFPDQRTNGETVVVDAINRSTPAFVAIYDEPPATAGPENVIGVAHADGAETTVDLFDVPGRTFDREELTEGQRLWAVLHADDPQDGEFRFVTSGGSEDQPLTNETGAVVADAADVGPVMTYYQLDLLGGEPYERLGPHADNGFYGDETESEDRLLRFAHGTDVDGLTDHGTATPQDELRECVLADRFELGPDGETASATFTVAEGCDDVELTFAAYEKSGPGFSRSMNQTLADAETDSYGPGTYTVTVELPEGVADGGEGDGE comes from the coding sequence ATGCTCCGATCAACAGCCGCCGTCCTCGTCCTCTGTCTCGCCCTCGTCGTGGCAGGCGTGGCCGTCGGTGATCCACTCGACGCCGGGGGCACAGCCAGCCAGCAAGCGACCGACCCACCGCAGTTCGACCTCTTCACCCTCGAAGAGGAGTACAGCGAGGGTGAGACGATCTCGATCTACGTCGACGTCGACTCCGCGAACGGCGGGGTCACCTCGGTGAACACGACACAGGTCGACGGGACGCAGGCGGAGAAACTCCGCGACGTGCCGCCGGACGGCTTCGAACCCAGTCTCGTCGCGCAGTTCGTCGCGCCCGACGAGGTCGAGGGACCGGACGACCCCGACGTCGCACTCACCGAACGACTCACCTTCCGGGTGAACGTCACCGACGGGGTCGGGAACACCGGCTCAGAGGAGATCACGGTGAACGTCGATTCGGCCAACCCGGAGACGCCGACCGTCTCCTTTGCCGACCAGACGACGACCGGCGAGTCGGTCGTGGTCGAGTCGATCGAGAGCTATCAGGACGCGTTCGTGGCCATCTACGACGAGTCGCCCGCAACTGCCGGTCCAGAGAACGTCGTCGGGGTCGCACCCGCCGAGGAGGACGGCCCGACGACCGTCGATCTATTCGACGTGCCCGGAAGAACCTTCGACCGCGAGAATCTCACCGAGAGCGGGACGCTGTGGGCCGTGCTCCACGTCGATCTGTACGAGGACGACCAGTTCGACTATCTGACGAGCAACCGGCAACTCGACCAGCAGTTCACCGACGAGAACGGCGCGGTGATCGCCGACTCGGCGACCGTCACCGTCGTCGAACCGGAACCCGAGCCGAACGCGACGATCGACTTCCGCGACCAGACGCTGTTCCAGATCGAGGAGGACTTCGTGACGGTCGATTCGACGACGCTCCGCGACGGCGGCTTCCTCGCGCTGTACGCCGACAACGGGACGCTGGTCGCCACGAGCGACCTCCTCCCGAGCGGGACGACCGACGACGTGGCGTTCCCGGTGACCGAACTCCCGGCGAGTCAGAACGCGACGGTCGTCGCCTACCGCGACACCGACGGTGACGGGACCGCCGACCCCGCCCCGACCGTGAGCGACCTGACTGCCGGCGACGACGACCCGTACCGCGAGGCGGGCGAACCGGTCGCCGAGACCGCGTTCGTGCAGGTCGGCGAACCGCCGAACATCGATGCGTTCGTCGCCGAGGAACTCTACACGGAAGGAGACGACATCGACATCTTCGTCGATATTCTCGATCGCAGTGGCGAGATAGTCGACGTGACGACGACACAGATCGCGGGGCCGCAGGCGACGAAAGTCGCCGACGAACCGGCCGACGACCGCACCGAGTACGGCGCACAGTTCGTCGCGCCGGAACTCACCGAGGGGGCCGAGGAGTTCCTGACCTTCCGGGTGACGATGACCGACGAGTACGGCAACGTCGGTACCGCCGAGATCACCGTCGCGGTACAGGACACGCCCGAGCCGAGTCCGCCGGAGGTCGGCTTCCCGGATCAGCGCACGAACGGCGAGACGGTCGTCGTGGACGCGATCAACCGCTCGACTCCCGCGTTCGTGGCGATCTACGACGAACCCCCGGCGACGGCCGGTCCGGAGAACGTGATCGGTGTCGCGCACGCTGACGGAGCCGAGACGACTGTCGACCTGTTCGACGTGCCGGGTCGGACCTTCGACCGCGAGGAACTCACCGAGGGCCAGCGACTCTGGGCTGTCCTCCACGCCGACGACCCGCAGGACGGCGAGTTCCGGTTCGTCACGTCCGGTGGAAGTGAGGACCAGCCACTCACGAACGAGACCGGTGCAGTCGTCGCCGACGCGGCGGATGTCGGTCCGGTCATGACCTACTACCAACTCGACCTGCTCGGCGGCGAACCGTACGAGCGACTCGGCCCCCACGCCGACAACGGCTTCTACGGCGACGAGACCGAGAGCGAGGACCGACTGCTCCGGTTCGCGCACGGGACCGACGTGGACGGCCTGACGGACCACGGGACCGCCACGCCGCAGGACGAACTGCGCGAGTGTGTGCTCGCGGACCGATTCGAACTCGGTCCTGACGGCGAGACTGCCTCGGCGACCTTCACGGTCGCGGAGGGCTGTGACGACGTGGAACTCACCTTTGCCGCCTACGAGAAATCCGGTCCGGGCTTCTCCCGGTCGATGAACCAGACGCTCGCGGACGCCGAGACCGACAGCTACGGACCCGGAACCTACACCGTCACCGTCGAACTCCCGGAGGGTGTGGCAGACGGTGGAGAGGGCGACGGTGAGTGA
- a CDS encoding DUF7282 domain-containing protein, producing the protein MRPHRASLAVTLTLLLVLAPVAGAVGGTHAIGLTDLGLSGDATIQAETATVDIRDQQVNAFVYSDRVRVASATLPDGGFLALYDEDGGLVDTTDPSPPGDYTDVAFERDLLDRTQNVTVVAYRDSDGDGTAEAAGNRTDLGTAEDDPYRVDGVPVTEEAAVTLFVNTRLDLDTYLDTYGPDAFVEGSIVTITARVSNYVISNEGVPVTQVAGPNATRISDEAPGAIGYGGGQFVAPAVEQPTTLVFRATYTDIYGNTVTETIDVVIEPAPATPTASVDFRSVDADGRNATLGDISSTEGGFVAIYDEPPTTAGPEDVIGVTNYIRPGTYEGIVRPGTPDGTSFRTTFPLFDVPGRTFDRETLTETQTLYAVFHRDTDDDRTFDFATSDGADDGPYVGDDGPVSDERQFTFVPEPQVFYQLDLVGGEPYQRLGPHADNGFYGDETENEDRLLGFAHGNDVDGLTLVDAAWPNDDLRACVETGLEVTADEETASVTFTVAEGCDDVELTFAAYEKPGPGFSRSMNQTLVDAETDSYGPGTYTVTVELPDDEE; encoded by the coding sequence ATGCGCCCACACAGAGCCTCGCTCGCGGTCACACTCACGCTCCTCCTGGTACTCGCTCCTGTTGCTGGAGCCGTCGGCGGTACACACGCGATCGGCCTAACGGACCTCGGTCTCTCCGGGGACGCGACGATCCAAGCGGAGACGGCGACAGTCGACATCCGTGATCAGCAGGTCAACGCCTTCGTCTACTCCGACCGGGTGCGCGTCGCCTCGGCCACCCTGCCGGACGGCGGCTTCCTCGCGCTGTACGACGAGGACGGCGGCCTCGTCGACACCACCGACCCGAGTCCACCGGGTGACTACACCGACGTCGCGTTCGAACGGGATCTCTTGGACCGGACACAGAACGTCACGGTCGTCGCATACCGGGATAGCGACGGCGACGGGACTGCCGAGGCGGCCGGCAACCGCACCGATCTCGGGACCGCCGAAGACGACCCGTATCGAGTCGACGGCGTGCCAGTGACCGAGGAGGCAGCTGTCACACTGTTCGTGAACACGCGACTCGATCTCGACACCTACCTCGACACCTATGGGCCGGACGCCTTCGTCGAGGGGAGCATCGTGACTATCACCGCACGTGTGAGCAACTACGTCATCTCTAACGAGGGCGTCCCGGTCACGCAGGTCGCCGGACCGAACGCCACTCGCATCTCCGACGAAGCCCCCGGGGCTATCGGGTACGGCGGCGGACAGTTCGTCGCCCCGGCGGTCGAGCAGCCGACGACACTCGTCTTCCGGGCGACGTACACCGACATCTACGGCAACACCGTCACCGAGACCATCGACGTGGTGATCGAACCGGCACCCGCGACCCCGACCGCCTCGGTTGATTTCCGTTCGGTAGACGCCGACGGCCGGAACGCCACGCTCGGGGATATCTCCTCGACCGAGGGTGGGTTCGTCGCAATCTACGACGAGCCACCGACGACGGCCGGTCCCGAGGACGTGATCGGCGTGACGAACTACATCAGGCCGGGAACGTACGAGGGAATCGTCAGGCCGGGGACGCCGGACGGCACCTCGTTCCGCACGACGTTCCCGCTGTTCGACGTGCCGGGCCGGACCTTCGACCGCGAGACCCTCACCGAGACGCAGACGCTGTACGCGGTCTTCCACCGCGACACGGACGACGACCGGACGTTCGACTTCGCGACCAGCGACGGCGCGGACGACGGCCCGTACGTCGGTGACGACGGCCCCGTGTCGGACGAGAGACAGTTCACGTTCGTGCCGGAGCCGCAGGTGTTCTACCAACTCGACCTCGTCGGCGGCGAGCCGTACCAACGACTCGGCCCGCACGCCGACAACGGCTTCTACGGCGACGAGACCGAGAACGAGGACCGACTCCTCGGGTTCGCCCACGGGAACGACGTCGACGGCCTGACGCTGGTCGACGCCGCGTGGCCGAACGACGACCTCCGCGCCTGTGTCGAGACGGGGCTCGAAGTGACCGCAGACGAGGAGACCGCCTCGGTGACGTTTACCGTCGCGGAGGGCTGTGACGACGTGGAACTCACCTTCGCCGCCTACGAGAAACCGGGTCCGGGCTTCTCCCGGTCGATGAACCAGACCCTCGTGGACGCCGAGACCGACAGCTACGGGCCAGGGACCTACACCGTCACCGTCGAACTGCCCGACGACGAAGAGTAG
- a CDS encoding DUF7282 domain-containing protein, with the protein MTHDTSFQTLRGVLVAFVCLGLLTAGATAGVVAAPANADGEPLTGPATVQSSAVQTNPEPLDVSPEPFTGLNVSNDDLVLYVNNGSVDVGTFTLQTELEGENADLLFGSGFPGTSYLTVQVDGTNYTSADIFGASESMDPYVTQRPTAVDENTIVTEWTLPEGVVVTQTITLDGQLARFDVDVENTDDTAHDVNTRFLFDYQVAEQDGSPIWLEGEVVTNEVTYDDPAFDSWKTYDTVPEPTLVGQANTITQPTRVQFVDWGFAFSTPYDYTTNPNTEFYNVSQESGDSAGLLYYDLGTLDPGASTTVSTEYGVGEPGEGSETLNLVFEDQSTDGTSVEISSVFLPDGGFLGVYNESDALVGTSALLPVGASENVAVPVSPTLTESQELTVIPYRDDGDGTPELGGDDAPYSVEGEPVTESANVTVGAAPMADAGDDQTVEEDDTVELDGTGSSDPDGDDLTYAWEQTAGPDVGALTDGDTATPEFEAPSVSDDTVVSFELTVTDTAGNSDTDTVNVTVEDDAAPPEPSADVTFADQTSDGTTVVVESVTMSEGGFVAIHNDSLFDGDALGSVVGVSGYLSPGTHENVEVTLFDVPGATFGDDSLPAGEQTLIAMPHFDSDGDEVYDFVATGADVDGPYLGVDGPVIDTAQVTVEAEEPETVYYQLDFVAGSAYQQLGPESGNDFYAEEDRLFRFAHGNSDEGITSKDTAWPSEELRQCVTYGHINQDGDTASITFTVEDGCEETLTLAVYEKPGPGFDPGATQTLVESDSGTFSPGTYTLTVELPDGEESA; encoded by the coding sequence ATGACACACGATACATCCTTTCAGACGCTGCGCGGGGTACTCGTCGCATTCGTCTGCCTCGGTCTCCTCACGGCCGGAGCCACGGCAGGCGTGGTCGCGGCTCCCGCGAACGCGGACGGTGAGCCACTCACCGGTCCCGCGACAGTACAGTCCAGCGCGGTACAGACCAACCCGGAACCACTCGACGTCTCGCCGGAGCCGTTCACCGGCCTGAACGTCTCGAACGACGACCTGGTGCTCTACGTGAACAACGGCTCGGTCGACGTCGGGACGTTCACCCTCCAGACCGAACTGGAGGGTGAGAACGCCGACCTGCTGTTCGGCTCCGGCTTCCCCGGCACCTCGTACCTGACGGTGCAGGTGGACGGGACGAACTACACCAGTGCCGACATCTTCGGCGCGAGCGAGTCGATGGATCCGTACGTGACCCAGCGCCCGACCGCCGTCGACGAGAACACCATCGTCACCGAGTGGACCCTGCCCGAGGGCGTCGTCGTCACGCAGACGATCACGCTCGACGGCCAACTCGCCCGGTTCGACGTGGACGTCGAGAACACCGACGACACGGCCCACGACGTGAACACGCGGTTCCTGTTCGACTACCAGGTCGCAGAACAGGACGGCAGTCCGATCTGGCTGGAGGGCGAAGTCGTCACCAACGAGGTGACGTACGACGACCCGGCGTTCGACTCGTGGAAGACCTACGACACGGTCCCCGAACCGACCCTCGTCGGGCAGGCGAACACGATCACCCAGCCGACGCGCGTCCAGTTCGTCGACTGGGGCTTCGCCTTCTCGACACCCTACGACTACACGACCAATCCGAACACCGAGTTCTACAACGTGAGCCAAGAGTCCGGCGACAGCGCCGGCCTGCTCTACTACGACCTCGGCACCCTCGACCCGGGCGCGTCGACGACCGTCTCCACCGAGTACGGCGTCGGCGAACCCGGCGAGGGGAGTGAGACGCTGAACCTCGTCTTCGAGGACCAGTCCACCGACGGCACGAGCGTCGAGATCAGCTCGGTGTTCCTGCCCGACGGCGGCTTCCTCGGCGTCTACAACGAGTCGGACGCGCTGGTCGGCACGTCCGCGCTCCTGCCAGTCGGCGCGAGCGAGAACGTCGCCGTCCCGGTGAGTCCGACGCTCACCGAGTCACAGGAACTGACGGTCATCCCCTACCGCGACGACGGTGATGGCACCCCCGAACTCGGCGGCGACGACGCCCCGTACTCGGTCGAGGGTGAACCCGTCACCGAGTCCGCGAACGTGACCGTCGGCGCCGCGCCGATGGCCGACGCGGGCGACGACCAGACCGTCGAGGAGGACGACACCGTCGAACTCGACGGCACCGGCTCTAGCGACCCGGACGGTGACGATCTGACCTACGCGTGGGAGCAGACCGCCGGCCCCGACGTGGGAGCGCTGACCGACGGCGACACCGCGACGCCGGAGTTCGAGGCCCCGAGTGTCAGCGACGACACCGTCGTCAGCTTCGAGCTGACCGTCACCGACACCGCCGGCAACAGCGACACGGACACGGTGAACGTCACCGTCGAAGACGACGCGGCACCGCCGGAACCGAGCGCGGACGTGACCTTCGCGGACCAGACGAGCGACGGGACGACCGTCGTGGTCGAGTCGGTCACGATGTCCGAGGGTGGCTTCGTCGCCATCCACAACGACAGCCTGTTCGACGGCGACGCACTCGGCAGTGTCGTCGGCGTCTCGGGCTACCTCTCGCCCGGGACTCACGAGAACGTCGAGGTGACGCTGTTCGACGTGCCCGGCGCGACGTTCGGCGACGACAGCCTGCCGGCCGGCGAGCAGACGCTGATCGCCATGCCGCACTTCGACAGCGACGGCGACGAGGTCTACGACTTCGTGGCGACCGGCGCAGACGTGGACGGCCCGTACCTCGGTGTGGACGGACCGGTGATCGACACGGCACAGGTGACGGTCGAGGCGGAGGAACCGGAGACGGTGTACTACCAACTCGACTTCGTCGCTGGCTCGGCCTACCAGCAACTCGGCCCGGAGTCCGGGAACGACTTCTACGCCGAGGAGGACCGCCTGTTCCGGTTCGCGCACGGCAACAGCGACGAGGGCATCACCTCGAAGGACACCGCGTGGCCCAGCGAGGAACTGCGGCAGTGTGTGACCTACGGCCACATCAACCAGGACGGCGACACGGCGTCGATCACCTTCACGGTCGAAGACGGCTGTGAGGAGACGCTGACGCTCGCGGTCTACGAGAAGCCCGGTCCCGGCTTCGATCCGGGTGCCACCCAGACGCTCGTCGAGAGCGACTCCGGCACCTTCAGCCCCGGCACCTACACGCTGACCGTGGAACTGCCCGACGGCGAGGAATCGGCCTGA